AAATCGACCTTGGTCTTTTGCACTTGAATCAGCAGCGACCGGACCAGGTCGCCGCGCACTGcgccaacaaaggggctgCGAAGGTCTTGCTCGTACGCCCTCAGCACGGGAGTCACATCCCCTTCGGCAACCTTGTTTCGAATTTCGGCAAGTTGAATATCCGTTATGGAGGAATTCCCTTCATAAGCAAAGTGCGGCTTGTCTTTGGCAAAATCCACCACCATTCGTTCCAAACTTTCGCGGTCGGCTTTCAGACTATCTCGGCTCATGATAGCAATGTCACTTGTCGAGTCATGGCGGATAGTCCTGATAACCTTTGTCGTTGGCTGCACAACCCAGTTGAACCAAAAATCCCGGATTGTACCGCCAAGGTTCGTAATCCAGTTGATGATTTCGTCTTGACGGTTGATCAGGATGCGCAAAACGGTAGTAGACGACAAGACCCCCACCGCTGTTGGAAGCCAATATCTGATGAGTTGTGACGGTCGGCCATTCTCCCTAGCCAGACTCTGCATGTTGTTGAAATGATCCGGAAGGGTCTTGTCTATTATGCGCAAGAGCCGACGAGACAAGACAGCGGGGCGGTCCAGCGTGACACTCTCTTCCAAGTGCACGGACAACTCAGGGTCTTCTTCCACACCGGCGAAGACTTTATCTTCAAAGTCATGAATGTTCACGTCCAGGGTACAGACTTCCTTCAGAACCATATCCATCAATGCAACGCTGCGCTCAACCACGCCTTTGAGATCATGACTGTCATGCACGTCTGCCTTGTCATCGTCATGACCAAACTGAAGCCCCTCGTCCATCAACACCCCAAGTCCGCTGGCTGTGATTTCTCGCAGCTTGCGAAGATGGGCTTGCTTTCGACGAGCCTCCGATCGACAAAACGCCACGGGTGAGAGGACCTTCCGTTGGATGTTGGCAAAGGAGCGCTCTCGAATAGTGTCGCGCACAATGCCATAAAACTGACGCCATTGCTGCGATACGCCGGCGGCAGTAGAGTCGACAAATTCAACGGGCGAGTCTCTGACGGACAGGGACTGCAAGCGCATCTTGCTGGCGCTGTATACTTCCAGGGTCCACGCCCAAAACCGAACTGGCGACGTCTGGACAGTATAAAGACTGCTGTAGGTGTACGAGTTCAGCACATCCGACCAATACCAAATATCGTCGTTGAGTGGAATGATTTGATCCAGCAGGGAGTTGAGAATGGCGCCGTATATGTGGACGGTGGCCTTGGTTACTAGCAGCCATTCAATCTCATCCTCGTAAGCACTCTTGACCACTGGTTGCTCTGTTTGGTCAAGTTGGTTGATGCCATGCGGTTGCAAAGATGGCAGCCCGGACTGCGCGAGGAGAGCCTTGACACGATGCAGTGGAAGCACAGAATCGGAGGCAGAAGTGGCACTCAGGGACTGAACAATCCGAAGCAACTCATCCAACCTTGGAGAAGTGAGCGCCTCAGTAGTGACGAATGCACGCTCTTCTACATCAGACCGACCATCATCCGATGCGGCTTCTGATATCACCGGCAACCGATCCAGATAGGCATCCAGACGGCGTACTTGGCTGGGAACCAACGAAGGTCAGTCAACACGGGACAAAGGAGAACCGCCAGCAAATGGGTACTTGTACTTACTCAGACACCAGTGACATGATACAGGACAccgacgatgaggagaaaTGAGGCCCGTCAGCCGGAATCGAATGCCCTGGTGTGCGGCTTGGCTCACAACGCGGCGGGGGGGGCTAGTGCCAGACTGACAGAGCCTCAATCGGCATGGATCGAACCGACCAGGCGGGAAATCTGGTGATTCTGAAAGACGATGTGGGGGAGCGAATCAGGAACAAAGCAGAGGTCAGTCAGCAAAGGCGATTACAGTTGACAGGCTCGTCACACCATGCGTGGAGTGCCGGGACGACGAGCAGCCGACGAGGAACGATTATTGCTTTGTTTATTACTGAAAATAGCTGGGGCGGAAGAAACAAAAAGCAGACTTGGACGTGCATGACCAAGAAAGATCCCGTCAGATTGGTTGGCGGTCGCGTGGGGCTCCAGCCTGACGGCCCTCGTGTTCGGATTCGAGGCAGCAGGAGGGATTGGGGACAAGGAGCAAGAACGTTTAAGGCATTCAGCAGAGACAAACAAAGACGGGGGTTGTcagagagagagacgtcAACTCTTTCTCAAACAAGTCGGACCACAGGTGGATTGAGTAAGTAGGTTAACAACTTGATGTTTTTCTGTGAAGACCACAACAATCGCATGGATGAGACCATCATCCATCCCAGAACAGGCAAACAGGCAAATTGGGTGGCAACGCGCCGTGGTGTATCACGACTGCGTATTCGTATTTTGTATCAAGTCTTATCGATATCGCAAGGTGACAGCTGGTTGGCTGCCGGAAGACGGGAAGCACTACTGGAGGTGGCACCATTCTCGAGCCACCCAACCAGCAGTGCTGAGAAAGTCTGCGCATTCTCGTGCAGTCGGTTCCTCGCAAGCCGACAGAATGGCCATGCTCCATCGGGGGGGCGATCATGTGCGATCTAGCACGGGCGGTACCTACCAAGTACCAGGCTGTGCATTTGCCGCTCCAGCCACAACCAAATGTACCTAGAAGGGTCCTCAAAGAACTTCTGCGGGTGGCGGTTTGATTGCATGGTCCCCTGAGAATCTACACTAATCAGGCCAGAAATGAACGGGGAGCAAAAATACAATGTTAAATGAACCGCGATAAAATCTCACACGTCCCCCACTGTCGCGGTTCCTCAGCTCAATCAATCACCTCTCTTCCTTGTGTGTCACTGTCTGTTTTCTTCTCATACACCTCTTGCGCATTGTTGTTTTCGCGCATACTCCTCATTCAGCATTCTGCTCTTTTTGTAATATCCTGCTTCCGACGAGACACTGCTTGTCTCGTCTATCGTCCCTATGGACCTGGTGTGAGTTCTGGCCGTCCCTCAACATGAATGACCCCTTTTTGTCGAAAATGACAAGCCACGGCAATGCTAACAAGAGGTTCCATCTCGCAGCAACACCACCGTTGGCGCCCTGAACCAAACTCAGGATTATTTCAGTGTCTTCGAGGAGGTCTCCAAGTACAATGTTAACCTCAACTATTTCGAGCGTCTCTGGGCAGTACGTGCTCCTCTCGCCACCGCGTCTCACTCGTGTTTCCCTGGCATATTGACATCTTCGTGAGCCATTGTTCGGCGGATACGATTGTTGACCAACTGATAGGCGTGGTATTTATACATGCAGAACGATACCCTTGCGACCGGCATCATGAGCTTCGTCATGCACGAGCTTGTCTACTTTGGCCGCTGCCTGCCCTTTATGATTATGGATAAAATTCCCTACTTCCACAAGTACAAGATCCAAAGCCAGAAGATCCCGACCTTGAAAGAACAGTGGGATTGTGCCGCCATTGTCCTCATCAGCCACTTCACCGCCGAGCTTCCTCAGATTTGGGTGTTCCACCCTATTGCTACCTATTTTGGCATGGATTACGGCGTGCCATTCCCATCTCTCCTGAAGATGGTCATCCAAATTTCCATCCTATTCGTCATGGAGGATACCTGGCACTACTGGTTCCATCGAGCTCTGCACTATGGACCTCTTTACAAGGCTATTCACAAGATGCACCACACCTATTCTGCTCCATTTGGTCTGGCCGCCGAGTACGCTTCGCCTATTGAGACTATGCTGCTCGGCATGGGTGTCGTTGGTTCTCCTATTATTCTGCTCTCCGTCACCGGTGACCTTCATCTCGTCACCATGTATGTCTGGATCATCCTTCGTCTCTTCCAAGCCATCGATGCCCACAGCGGCTACGACTTCCCCTGGAGCTTGCGCCACATCCTGCCCTTCTGGGCCGGTGCCGATCACCACGACATGCACCACGAGAAGTTCATTGGAAACTACGCCTCCAGCTTCCGCTGGTGGGACTTTTTCCTAGACACCGAGGCCGGTCCCGAGGCCAACAAGAGGCGCCGTGAGCGAAAGCTCAAGGCTATCAAGGAcgccaagaaggagaatTAACTAGTACAATTTGCCAACTGTCGGTAAAATTTgcagttttttttctccttccaAAATCTCAACGATGATAGGTATACGTTCAGCGCGTTGATCGGGACGGCATCTCTTAGATAGATGGCGCATGGCAGGAGAAGAGAGACCTTGAAAAGAGACGTCGAAAGTAACTATAGATTAATGGTCATGCATATAATGCGGCCCACGCCTAGTCTTGAAGGCGTTCGCTATGGCGTTTTTGGGAAGTTGCGGACTGAGTATGGCATTACATGATTTAttgtatatataatatttggTTGTGGCATGCCCGCGGGAGCCCTTAGATGAaattagttaataattcttaCTCAGCCGTTCGTTTGATTGATTTGGCGACCCCTACCCCTCGAACCACATTGAAGCAAGTGTGTCTTCAAAATGGCGTACATGCAACACGAAGCTCTGACGGCATAATGTACGATGCCATTACTGTTCGTACAAGGGATCATTATACGGCCTCCGAGTGCACCAAGATCCAACTGATTCCCTTCACAGCGTCCGCACGACCATTACTTCTCTTTCCTTGGCGCGCAGCAATCGCCCGAAGAAGAGGCAGCCTTGTCCGCAAGCCCCTTGACCTCACGGCTCGCAGGCTCCGGGTCCAGTTCCCCAAAGTCCTTGGCAAGGGCATCACAGATCCCAGCCAGTCTGACATCCTTCTCCGACAGCCCCAGGGGATTATGCGTCGTCCACCGAATAAACGTAGTATTATAGACCTGCGCCCTCGTCCCATCAGACCAGAACTTCTCACGGAAGGAACATCAAGAAAACGCGTACATTTGACCATTCGGGATGGTGGTTCTTGAGTTTACACTGCAACGACACGGCAGTCATGAAATCCTACACCAAAGATATTTCAGCCACTGGTCCGGGTTTTCAGATCTCGCGGCTGCAGCACGGCGTACCCATGTCTTGGCGAACGTCTTGAACTTGAAGCTTCGTTCTAGGGCCTTCCCCTCGGAAGATAGCGTCCATCGGCCCCCGGATGAAGCTAGGAGAGGCGCGAGCGCTGATGCGGTGGAGGTTTCGTCAGTGCCGGGCGAGAACTTGGGCTGCATGGTGGAGTATCTTGCGGAGGGGTGGGTGCGCGAGAGAACGGTGCGGGTGAGTGTTATTCCTCGCAGTAGGCGGGACATGACATCGATGGTATAGGATGTCGGGGTTGATGTGGTGTGGTTTAAGTTTGAAAGTTGGGATGGCTGGTGGAGGGAGAGAGTTGCCATAATGGGAGCTCAAGGGTCCCGCAAATGTCGTCCATCTCATTTATTGCTCCTTGAGTTGACGCACGATATCTAGTCATCACGAAGAAACGCCAAAtcgtaaaaaaaaaatgaagCCTGAATCTCCATCTCATTCGGTAAATTGGTTATGTGAAACTGCAGAATGATACGCCATGGTTTCGATCTCGGCAGCTGTACCCGTCTCCGCCAGCCACCTCGACGAGGTTACACGGCTTGCCAAACTCTCAGGGAGGAGAGCAACCGTCAAAGCTTGACTTTCCAACTCCAAATATGCTTCTGACTTGAGAAGGAAATTAGTATTTGCAATCCATGCTTCCTTCAATTGAGCACTGTCCTTCCATCACCGTAGCCCAATTGCACTCCCTCACACACTCTGATATAAGAGCTACCCTATCaatccaccaccaacatgcGAGTCCCAATCCGCAAGCAAAACCTCCCAGAGTCGCACATCGACGTGGCCGCACACAAAGATGAGTCCACCACAACCCTCCTCTGGGCACAGCTCCTTATCCCCGGAAGAGGCGAGCCCATCCAAAACGGCGCCCTCGCCATGCGCGGCGGCAAAATCGAGTGGGTGGGCTCGTTTCTGAACCGTCCCTCCAAGTACCACGACATCAACCCGACATatgtccatgtcctcatGCCCGGCCTGTGGGACTGCCACGTCCACTTCGTCGCGCTTGACGTTGCGAGCTCGGTGTCCGGGCTGGTGGGCTTCCTGCCTGGCTTCAGCGCactcgccggcgccatcaCCGTGGATGATTTGAAAGCCACCCTGAACGCGGGATACACGTCTGTCCGAGAGCTCGGCGGCTACGGGGGGGATGTGTGGCCCGGCGTACAGAATGGACCGCTCGTAGGCCCGAACATATACTCGGCCattggcatcatgtccattACCGGCGGACACGGGGACGAACACAATACCCCCCTGACAACCGTGGTCGAGGCCATGACGTACGGAAGCATGCCGCTTGCAGTCTGCGACGGCGTAGAAGATTGCACAAGGATGGTCAGGAGAATGgtccgccgcggcgcccgCGTCATCAAGGTGTGTTCCAGCGGAGGAGTCCTCAGTCTGAACGACGACCCTGAGGACCGGCAATTCTCCGACGCAGAACtcaaggccattgtcgaAGAAGCAGGCCGGAGTCGGCGCGCTGTTGCCGCCCACGCCATTGGCAAAGCAGGCATTCTCGCCGGCCTCCGGGCTGGCGTGAAAACTATTGAACACGGCATGTACATAGATGAGGAAGTTGCCGAcgtcatggtcaagcagGACGCCATCTTCGTCCCTACGCAGCACATTGTCCGGGTCTTGGCCGCTGACTACATGGATCAACTCCCGGAGCCTAATAGGCGGAAACTGCTCGGTCTGATCGACAAGTCCAAGGAGTCATACAAGCTTGCCATCAGGAAGGGCGTCAAGATCGCTCTGGGTACAGACATGGCGAGCAGCGATCGCAAATCGAGGCTTTCGCACGGTCATAACGCAAATGAGCTTGTGTATGCGGTTGAACTGGGGATGACGCCATTGCAGGCGATTGAGAGCGCGACGGCAAATGGGCCGCTAACGCTGGGTGGTCTTGCGCCACTCAGTGGGCAGCTGAAGGAGGGATATGATGCGGATGTGATTGCCGTTAAGATGAATCCCTTGGATGATATTAGTGTGCTTACGAACCCGGAGAATGTTACGCATGTCTGGAAAGGGGGAAGATTGTTCAAGTCTACTTCAGATAGGTTGCCGCCTGTGTGAGCAGTGTCGACGGAAGAGATAGAGGATgtttggtgatgaggacGTGTTACTGATACTTTGAATAACTTTGAAAATTGTAGACATAATTTACATAATTTACAGTACTCCGTTCAAGTTGTATTTGCGGTCTGGTGGCGGCGTGCTCGGATGAATCGAGAATTAAGTAATTCTGGCAACGACTGAACGATTTCTAAAGGCTTTAGACGGGATGTAAGCCGTGGGCAGAGTTTAGATATGACTGGGGGAGTTTCGTGCTGGCTGAGCTCTTGACAGTGTAGAGTGATACACTGCACTGGTAGAAGGCATTGTATCTTGTCAGGCCTTCGTTGATATGATGCAGGGTACCAAGGCATCTGTGAACGGGTGTTGATGAAATAGCAGCATACAGTAAGAACGCCTTTTCCGCCCCAGGCCGAATACTTATGCGCGGCAAATCTACTTTACCAAGACTCTATCGGACATACATGCTGGTTCCTTTCTGGGCTGTGTACCAGATAACGCATTGCAACTCGTCCAGCCGACGGAGCTGAAAGACTGCTGGAGGGGGCGGGAGGTTGTCACCCTGGTTTCCGGTGGCTCCGGCCTCGGGTAAGTTTTGCGAGACGAATAATCTACCACTCCGGTAATCCGTAATGGCAGGTGGGTGACATAACGCCCAAAGGTGCATGAGAACGTTTGTTGCTGCCAATACATTCGGGCACTACCCGAGAGCACGGGAATGACGGTGTGTAAACAAGGATGGGCATCAGACTTGTTTCCAAAATGATGCATATGTATGGTGGCGGTTGTTTGGGTTTGTCCTGATAAGATGCGCTGCTCACTTGGTTTAGTTGAAGTACCGTGAAGCAGCTGTATGCGGCTGTGGTAATAGCGTGATTGAGTGAGTAAATCATGCTTGACCCGTCGCACACTTCGAACTCGCTAACCACAGACAAGGCATATTCCTCATCTGGTAGAATCAGGTAGTCTCGAGCTGGTGACCACAGGACAAGTTGTTGACCCGCTTTTTTAGCGTTGGCTGTTGTCAAAGTTCTCTTGTTGCTGACAAACCAATATGTTGATGctttgccggcgccgccCGGCAAACAGAAAGTCTCCAGGAGACTAGAGAAGCAGCGCGACAGATAGTCCAGCAGGGTCATGGAGGTGTGTGGTAATGCCAAGAAAGGAGGACTAAGCTTTCATCTTGATATTGGCGTTGGCATTGGTTGGCATTGCTCGGAAGTGAGACGCGAAACGTACTGTTGTTTCGTCGTCCGGACATAACTGGGAACAACAGGGAGGATGGAGTTGAGACGACATTAAGCAGCAGCTTGTGCTCTCTGGCCGTGGACGCCCCCCATGTCGTCCTTGGGTGGTGGTCCACCATGCTTAGTTGCATCTTCGAGTCCAGCCACACCATTTTCTGTCGTAGCCTCCGTTGATTGCTGAATCGAGGTGCCGGGGCGACTGCGAGAGCTGTCATGTCCTGTCGAGGATGTGGGTGCAGAGGGGCCGAAGGAGGGGACGTGGATGGCTGGGAGGCAGGGCAAGCTGTTCTCGAGACTCGCAGACTTGGAGACATGCAATGCTTCGTTTCTGGCGGCGTCATCTTATTACATAAG
The DNA window shown above is from Metarhizium brunneum chromosome 1, complete sequence and carries:
- the nca2 gene encoding Nuclear control of ATPase protein 2 — protein: MSLVSDQVRRLDAYLDRLPVISEAASDDGRSDVEERAFVTTEALTSPRLDELLRIVQSLSATSASDSVLPLHRVKALLAQSGLPSLQPHGINQLDQTEQPVVKSAYEDEIEWLLVTKATVHIYGAILNSLLDQIIPLNDDIWYWSDVLNSYTYSSLYTVQTSPVRFWAWTLEVYSASKMRLQSLSVRDSPVEFVDSTAAGVSQQWRQFYGIVRDTIRERSFANIQRKVLSPVAFCRSEARRKQAHLRKLREITASGLGVLMDEGLQFGHDDDKADVHDSHDLKGVVERSVALMDMVLKEVCTLDVNIHDFEDKVFAGVEEDPELSVHLEESVTLDRPAVLSRRLLRIIDKTLPDHFNNMQSLARENGRPSQLIRYWLPTAVGVLSSTTVLRILINRQDEIINWITNLGGTIRDFWFNWVVQPTTKVIRTIRHDSTSDIAIMSRDSLKADRESLERMVVDFAKDKPHFAYEGNSSITDIQLAEIRNKVAEGDVTPVLRAYEQDLRSPFVGAVRGDLVRSLLIQVQKTKVDLEVAMTGIDSLLKSQELVFGFVGLTPGVLVSIGVLQYLRGIFGGRSGLRRDKKSGRAVRILRNIDRILSEARPTENNVLSYKDHGLLLCEVHILRSYARNLMPRDVEKDFLEDLDDLANIKGIQVQTKALERIRWAYARWLK
- the ERG25 gene encoding Methylsterol monooxygenase, giving the protein MDLVNTTVGALNQTQDYFSVFEEVSKYNVNLNYFERLWAAWYLYMQNDTLATGIMSFVMHELVYFGRCLPFMIMDKIPYFHKYKIQSQKIPTLKEQWDCAAIVLISHFTAELPQIWVFHPIATYFGMDYGVPFPSLLKMVIQISILFVMEDTWHYWFHRALHYGPLYKAIHKMHHTYSAPFGLAAEYASPIETMLLGMGVVGSPIILLSVTGDLHLVTMYVWIILRLFQAIDAHSGYDFPWSLRHILPFWAGADHHDMHHEKFIGNYASSFRWWDFFLDTEAGPEANKRRRERKLKAIKDAKKEN
- the omt2 gene encoding Pterin-4-alpha-carbinolamine dehydratase, whose translation is MQPKFSPGTDETSTASALAPLLASSGGRWTLSSEGKALERSFKFKTFAKTWDFMTAVSLQCKLKNHHPEWSNVYNTTFIRWTTHNPLGLSEKDVRLAGICDALAKDFGELDPEPASREVKGLADKAASSSGDCCAPRKEK